CAGTTTCGGCAACGGACCGCTGGTCAGCGCCTCCTTCACCACCCCGCTGGCGTCGGCCATCGCCCCGGAGGCGGCGAAGCTCTCCCGGAACAGGGCGAGCACACCCGGATCGGCGTTCGAGACCATGAACACCGCACCGAAGGCGCCCGTCTTGAGGGTCAGTTTCTCGTCGTCCGTCAGCCGCTGGGTCATGATCACCGAGTGTAGACGTACGGCGTGGTGGTGGTGAGCACGCCAAGCCGACCGGACGGATACCGCGCGGGCTGTGACCTCCGTCCCGGGTAGGCCATGATGGTTACATGGCCCGGCTGTACATTCTCCTCTTCCTGGTGCAGGTCGTCCTCGCCGTCTGCGCCCTGATCAGCTGCCTCTCCGCCGAGGAGGACGGCATCCGCCACCTCCCCAGGATCGCCTGGCTGCTGATCATCCTGTTCTTCCCGTTGGTCGGCGCGATCGCCTGGTTCGTCGCCGGGCGCGACCGCACGACCACCGGCGGGTCGACCCCCTGGGCGACGGGTGGCCGCCCGGCCGAACGCGCCCGCCCGCCCGCCCCGGACGACGATCCCGAGTTCCTCCGCTCGATCGAGGAACGGTCCCGCAAGGAGGATCAGGAGCTCTTCCGCCGCTGGGAGGAGGACCTGCGCAAGCGCGAGGACGACCTGCGCAAGCGCGAGGGCGAGCCGCCGCGCGAGGAACCCCGCCCCGAGGTGTGACGGCGCCGGGTTCAGGCCAGGTTCGAGGAGCGGGGGTACGCGTCGGCCGGGTCGGTGAGCACGTTCACCAGGTACGGCACCCCGGCGTCGAACGCGCGCTGGAGCGCCGGTCCCAGCTCGGCGGCCTTGGCGACCGTCTCGCCCGCCCCGCCGAGCGCGCTGACCACCCGGTCGTAGCGCAGCTCGGGCTGGAGGTCGGCGGCGACGTCATAGCCGTACATGGCCCGCATCGGGTGCTTCTCCAGACCCCAGATGCCGTTGTTGCCGACCACGATGACCACCGGCAGCTTCTGCCGGACCAGGGACTCCACGTCCATCAGTGAGAAGCCGGCCGCGCCGTCGCCCATCAGCACGCAGACCTGCCGGTCCGGATGGGTGACCCGGGCGCCCATCGCGTAGCCCATGCCGGTGCCGAGGCAGCCGTACGGGCCGGGGTCGAGCCAGGTGCCGGGCTGGGCCGGCTCCAGGTAGCGCCCGGCGTACGAGACGAAGTCGCCGCCGTCGCCGATGGTGACCGCGTCGCGGGCGAGGACCCGGCGCAGCTCGCCGTAGACCCGGGCGGGGCGGATCGGGTCGGTCTCGGCGGCCATCTCCTCGGCGTCCCGGGCCTTCGCGGCGTCCTCGGCGGTACGCAGTTGCGCGACCCAGTCGCCGTGGTCGACCCGGTCGCCGGAGTGGTTCGCCAGGGCGGTGAGGATGCCGCGCAGGTCACCGGCGGGGGCGGCGGCGGGCTGCACGTGCCCGGCGCGCTGGCCGGGTGCGTCGACGATGTGCACCACCGTGGCGTCGCCGAAGTCGCCGAAGGAGAGCCGGAAGTCCAGCGGGGTGCCCACGACCACGACCACGTCGGCACCGGAGAGGGCCGCCCGGCGGGCCTTGGCGAAGGCCAGCGAGTGCTCCGGCGGCAGGGCGCCCCGGCCCATGCCGTTGGTGAAGACCGGCACGGTGAGCGCCTCGGCCGCGGCGCGCAGGGCGTCGACCGCGTCGCCGGTGTAGACGTCGGAACCGGCGATGATCACCGGGCGGGCCGCGCCCGCGATCAGGCGGGCGGCCGTGGCCACCTCGTCGGGGTCGGCGTCGAGCGGGGCGATCTCCGGGCCGGCCGGCAGCTCCGCGTCCCCCACGGAGAAGATCGCTTCGAGAGGGAAGTCGAGGAAGACCGGACCGCGGTGCGGGGTGAGCGCGCTGGTCAGCGCGGCGGCCACCGCCCGGGGGATGTCGTCGGCGCTGAACACCGTCTCCGCGTGCTTGGTGACCGGGGCGACCAGCGGCAGGTGGTCCATCTCCTGCAGGCTGCCCGAGCCCCAGCGGAACTGCGGCGCCCGGCCGCCCAGCACCAGCACCGGCGAGGCGTTGAAGTACGCGCTGGTCAGGCCCGAGATCCCGTTGGTCACGCCGGGGCCGGCGGTGAGCACGGCCAGACCGGGGCGACGCTGGAGCTTGGCCACCGCCTCGGCGGCGAAGACGGCGGACTGCTCGTGCCGCACGTCGTAGATCGGGAAGCCGGTCCGGTGCGCGGCGTCGTAGAGCGGGAACACGTGCCCGCCGGAGAGGGTGAACATCTCCCGCACCCCGTACGCGCGCAGCGCCGCGAGCGCGAGTTCCCCGCCGTGGCCTTCGATCCGCTCCGTCATTCCCGCTCCCTCTCGTCGGCTGACCGGAGTCACACGCTACTGGCCGGTAGGAGGAATGTGAACCACCCTCGCGTGCTCGACGGCCGCTCAGCGGCCGGTAAAGTCCGGCTTCCGCTTCGCCACGAACGCCGCCATCCCCTCGCGCCGGTCGTCGGTGGCGAACAGCGCGGCGAAGAGTTGGCTCTCCCAGGCCAGGCCCGAGGTCAGGTCCATGTCCAGGCCGCCGTCCACGGCCAGCTTCGCCGCGCGCAGCGCCTGCACCGGCCCGGTGAGGTACGGCCGCACCAGCGCCACCGCTGTGTCGTAGACCTCGGCGGCCGGTGCGACCCGGTCGGCCAGGCCGATGCGCAGCGCCTCCTGCGCGTCCACCATCCGGCCCGACATGATCAGATCCTTGGCGCGGGCCGGGCCGACCAGCCGGGCCAGCCGCTGGGTGCCACCGGCGCCGGGGATGATGCCGAGCTTGATCTCGGGCTGGCCGAGCTTGGCGTCCTCGGCCACCACCCGCCAGTCACAGGCCAGCGCCAGCTCGCAGCCGCCGCCGAGGGCGTAGCCGGTGATCGCGGCGACGACTGGCTTCGGGATCCGGGCGATCGCGCCGAGCGCGCTGGACAGGTCGGCGGCCCGGTCGGCCATGTCCACATAGGACATGTCGGCCATCTCCTTGATGTCCGCGCCGGCCGCGAAGACCTTCTCCCCGCCGTACACGATGACCGCGCGGACCGACGGATCGGTGGTGGCCGCCGTCGCGGCGGCGCGCAACTCCTCCTGCACCTGGGTGTTGAGGGCGTTCATCGGCGGCCGCTCCAGCCGGATGGTGCCGATGCCGTCCTTGCTCTCCAGCCGCACGAACTCGCCCACGCTGAGCCTCACTTCCTCGTCGAAGTCGCGTGCCAACCTTACGGCCCGCCCCTGCGGCACGTATTCTGGCTGCCAGTCCCGCGACCCGGAGTTCCCGTGATGGTCACGTACTACGACGACAGGTCCGTGCAGGTCACCTCCGCCGCCGTCACCGTCGACGACCACGTCTACCCGCTGACCGAGATCACCGAGGTCTGGCACCACCGGGGCAGCCTCTCGTGGCGGGTCCTCGCCGGCCGGGGCGCGATCGGCGCGGCGATGGTCGGCCCGCTGGTGGCCGCCGTCATCGGGGTCGCCATCGGCGTCTGGCTCGACCGGTCGGCGACCGTCACGGTCGCCATCATCGGCGTCTCCATCCTGATCGGACTGGCCGCCGGACCGGTCGCCGACCAGCTCTTCGAGTACCTCGACCGCTCGTACGCCCGGGGCAGCCGCCAGCGGGAGGTCTGGATCCGCTGGCGTGGCCACCCGGTGCGGCTGCTGCGCACGCCGGACGCACTGCGCTTCGGGCAGATCTACCGCGCGGTGCAGCGCGCCATGGAGGCCGGCCAGCCGATGCCGCCCCGCCGACGCTGACCAGCCCCTTCCCGCGCCAACACGACAGCCCGGGTTTGCCCGGAGGTGGTTAGGCTTAGTGATGGCGCTCTATTACCGGGACGACGCGGTGCAGGTGACCTCCGAGTCGATCCGGGCCGGAGGGCACGTCATCCCGATCGCCGAGATCACCTACGTCTGGCACGCGAAGGGCCGCACCACCCTCGCCGTGCGCGGCCGGGTGCTCGGTCGCGGCGTACTGGTCCTGCTGTTGTCCCTGCCCCCGCTGGTGGGGCTGGTCTGCGTCGTCTCGCTGGCCTGGTCGGCGCAGGACCGGGGCGAGTGGCTGCCGGCGCTGGTCGTGCTCGCGGCCTGCGTGGTGATCCCGCTGGCGCTGGTGCCGTTCCTGGAGATCCCGCTCGGCTGGCTGGACCGCTCCTACGAGCGCGGCAACCGCGTGCACGAGCTGTGGGTGCAGTACCACCGGCAGGAGGTCATGGTGCTGCGCACGCCGGACGCGCTGCGCTTCGGGCAGATCTACCGGGCGGTGCAGCGCGCCGTCGAACAGCAGGGTTACCACTGAGCCGGCATCCGCGACCCGCCCGGCGCACACTTGATCCCATGGCGCTCCCCTTCCCCCGGCCGACCGCGGTCGTCGGTCTCACCCGCTCCGCCCTCGACTCGGCCGCGTCCTTCGCCGCGATCCCGGCCCGCGCGTTCGCGGTGCTGGACGGCGTGGAGGCGCTGCTGACCCGGATCAACGGGGTGGTGGACCGGGTCGAAGAGACCCTGGACCGGACCGACCGGATGGTCACCGATGCCGAGGTGGCGGTCCGCGAGGTGGCCGTGATCAGCGCCGCCGCCACCGCCGCCGTGGAGCGGGCCACCGAGGTCGCGGGCGCGGCGAGCGTCGTGGTGGACGCGGCGCGATCGGTGGCCACGCGGGCCGCCGCGACCGTGGGCACGGCGGCCGAGGCCGCGGCCACCGCGGCCGAGTTGCTGGCGGCGTACGAGCCGGCGCTGCGGCGGGCCGCCCCGATGGCGAACCACTTCGTCGAGCAGCTCAGCCACGAGGAGGTCACCGCGGCGGTACGCCTCGTCGACGAGCTGCCGAGACTGCGGCAACACCTCACCTCCGACGTGCTGCCGATCCTGGCCACCCTGGACCGGGTCGGCCCGGACCTGCACGACCTGCTCGACGTGACCCGGGACCTCAAGCTCGCCGTGGCGGGCATCCCCGGTCTGGCGATGCTGCGCCGACGCGGCGAGAAGCTGAACGACGACACCGACTGAGGTACGGCCCGCGCCCCCGTTCCGGCGCGGGCCGTACGCATGCGGCGGACAGCCGACGTCCGTCAGCAGTCGCAGCCGGCGGCGGGCCGGGGCGCGGTCAGGTCGTCCACCGGCCGGTGGGTCCGTCCCGTGGCGGTGACCACGGGCAGGCCCTCCCGGACCCAGTACTCGTACCCGCCGCGCATCTCCTTGACCGGGTAGCCGAGCCGGGCGAACTCCAGCGCGGCCCGGGTGGCGCCGTCGCAGCCGGGGCCCCAGCAGTAGGTGACGACCCGGGCGCCGGGCGGCACCACCCCGGCGGCCCGCTCGGCGATCAGCGCGGTGGGCAGGTGCACGGCGCCGGGCAGATGGCCCTGATCCCAGGCGGCGTCGCCGCGCGAGTCGACCACCACGAGGGCGGGCACCTCGGCGGTCAGGTCGGCGTGCACGTCCGCCACGTCGGTCTCGACCCCCAGCCGGGCGAGGAAGTGGGTGACGGCGGCGGCCGGGTCGGCGGCCGGTACGGCGAAGGTTCGGCTCATGACACCGATCCTCGACCGACGACGGCCGGCCGGGCGAGTGGCGGTCACGACGTACTCCGCTAATATCCGGCCATGGCTCCGGTCGACCGCAGCGTGGCCGTGCTCGCGTACCCCGGCATGTCGGTCTTCGAGACCGGGATCGTCACCGAGGTCTTCGGCCTGCCCCGGCCCGAACTCGGCGTGCCCTGGTACGACCTGCGGCTCTGCGCCGAGCGGCCCGGCCCGACCCCGGTGATCGGCGGGGCCAGCCTGCACAGCCCGTACGGCCTGGAGACGCTGGCCTCCGCCGCGACCGTCGTCGTCCCCGGGGTGCCCGACGTGCACGGGACGCCGTCGCCGGAGTTGGTCGCCGCCCTGCGCCGGGCGCACCGGGCCGGCGCCCGGGTCCTCTCCATCTGCTCGGGCGCGTTCGCGCTGGCCGGCGCGGGCCTGCTCGACGGCCGACGGGCCACCACCCACTGGCGGTACGCGGAGCTGCTGGCCCGCCGGTACCCACGGGTGCGGGTGGATCCCGACGTGCTGTACCTGGACGACGGGGACATCCTCACCAGCGCCGGCAGCGCCGCCGGTCTCGACCTGTGCGTGCACGTGGTACGGCGCGACCACGGCGCGGCGATCGCCAACGCGGTGGCCCGCCGGCTGGTGATTCCGCCACACCGCGACGGCGGCCAGGCGCAGTTCATCGAGGCGCCGGTGACGGCGGGCCCGGACGACGACCGGATCGCCGGCAGCATCGCCTGGGCGCTGGCCCACCTGGCGGAGCCGCTCACGGTGGCCCGGCTCGCCCGGCAGGCGCACATGTCACCCCGCACCTATCTGCGGCACTTCGCCCGGGCCACCGGCACCAGCCCGATCCGGTGGCTGGTCGAGCAGCGCGTCCGGGCCAGCCTGCCGCTGCTGGAGACCACCGACGCACCGGTCGCACGGATCGCGACGGCGGTCGGCTTCGACGCCCCGGTGACGTACCGGCACCACTTCGCCCGGTCGATGCGGACGTCGCCGTCGGCGTACCGCCGCGCGTTCCGTACCGACGCGGACGCGGCGAGGTCCTGAACCGGTCAGCCCGCCGGCGCGTACAGCTGGTCGATCTCGTGCCGGTGCGGCAGCGACACGCTGGCGCCGAGCCGGCGTACGCAGGCGGCACCGGCCGCCGCCGCCCAGCGCACCGCGTCGACCAGGTCCCGGCCCTCACCCCAGGCCACGGCGAGCGCCCCGGTGAACGCGTCACCGGCCGCCGTCGAGTCCACCGTGTCCACCGGCACGGCGGGCACCTGCGCGGTGATGCCGTCCCGGTCGCCGTACCAGGCGCCCTCCGCCCCGAGGGTCAGCACCGCCCGGGGCGCCAGGTCCAGCAGCGCGTGCGGACCCTCCCGACCCCGGCCGGTGTACGCCTGCGCCTCGTTCTCGTTGACCACCAGCAGGTCCACGGCGGCGAGCAGCTCCGGCGGGAGCGGGACGGCCGGCGCCGCGTTGAGCACCACGCGGGTGCCGGCGGCCCGCGCGGCCACCGCCGCCTCGGTCACCGTCTCCACCGGGATCTCCAGCTGCGCGACCAGCACGTCGGCCTCGCGTACGGCGGCAAGCTCGGTCTCGGTCAGCTCGGTCAGTGACGCGTTCGCCCCCGGTGTCACCAGGATCGCGTTCTCGCCCTCGGCGTTGACCATGACCAGGGCCACCCCGGAGGAACCGTAGGTGGTCCGCACCTGGCTGGTGTCGACCCCGGCGGCGGTGATCCGGGCCCGCAGGGTCACTCCGAACGCGTCCGAGCCGATCGCGCCGAGGAAGGCGCTGGCGGCACCCGCCCGGGCGGCGGCGATGGCCTGGTTGGCCCCCTTGCCGCCGGGCACGGTGACGAAGTCGGTGCCGAGCAGGGTCTCCCCCGGCCGGGGCAGCGCCTCGGCGGTGGCCACCAAATCCATGTTCGCGCTGCCCACCACGACCACCCGGGTCTGGGGCACGGCTGCCTCCCTGCGGTCGCGGCTGTCGACAGGAGGCCCCTGCTCAGGGGCCCTTCCTTACACCTCAGGCGGCGCGGGCGGTGTAGCGGTCGCCGGTGCGCTCGACGAGCAGCGGCAGGCCGAAGGTCTTGGTGAGGTTGTCGGCGGTGAGGGTGTCCGCCAGCAGCCCCTGCGCCGTCACCGCGCCCTCGCGGAGCAGCAGCGCGTGGGTGAAGCCGGGCGGGATCTCCTCCACGTGGTGGGTGACCAGCACCAGCGCCGGGGCGTCCGGGTCCTGCGCCAGCTCGGCGAGGCGGGCCACCAGGTCCTCCCGGCCGCCCAGGTCCAGCCCGGCCGCCGGCTCGTCGAGCAGCAGCAGTTCCGGGTCGGTCATCAGCGCCCGGGCGATCTGCACCCGCTTACGCTCCCCCTCCGAGAGAGTCCCGTACGCCCGGTCGGCCAACGCGCCGACGCCCAGCTGGCCCAGCAGCGCCCGGGCCCGGGCCTCGTCGGCCGGGTCGTAGTCCTCGCGCCACCGGCCGACCACCGACCAGGCCGCGGTCATCACCACGTCGCCGACCCGTTCCTCGGCGGGCAGCCGCTCGGCGAGCGCCGCGGTGGAGAGTCCGATGCGGGTACGCAGCTCGGTGACGTCGGTGCGGCCGATCCGCTCGCCCAGCACGTGCGCGGTGCCGGTGGTGGGGTGCAGCCGCCCGGCGGCCAGGTTGAGCAGGGTGGTCTTGCCGGCGCCGTTGGGCCCCAGCACCACCCAGCGCTCGTCCAGCTCCACGCGCCAGTCGACGTCGTGCAGCAGGGCGGTGCCGGACCGGCGTACGGCGACGCCGTCGAGGCTGACCACCAGATCCGCGTCCACGGGCGAGGGGGCGGGTGCGGCACCGGCGGCGCCGGGGATCAGGTCACCAGTCACCAGCCCATCCAACCACGCACCGCCGGGCCGCCCCCACGGGCGGGCGTCGCGGCCGTAGGGTGAGGCGCCGTGTCATTGCTCACCCCACCCGGAGGACCGCCCACCACCGGGCTCGCGATGGAAGGTAGGGCGGCATGAGCAGTGGGGTCATCGAGATCGAGGGTCTGCGCAAGACCTTCCACAGTCTGCGGCGGGGGCGACGGGTCGCCGTCGACGGCTTCGACCTGCTGGTCGAGGCCGGCCAGGTGCACGGTTTCCTCGGGCCCAACGGGTCGGGCAAGACGACGACCCTGCGCGCGCTGCTCGGGCTGGTACGCGCCGACGACGGGCGGATGCGGGTGCTCGGCGCCCGTGCGCCGGGGCAGCTGCCCCAGGTCGCCGGCCGGGTCGGGGCGATCGTGGAGAGTCCGCAGTTCTACGGCAACTTCACCGCGTACCGCACGCTGCGGCTGCTCGCCCTGGCCGGTGGCGTACCGGTCGGCCGGGTCGACGAGGTGCTGGAACAGGTCGGGCTGGCCGATCGGGGTCACGAGCGGGTCAAGGGCTACTCGCTGGGCATGAAGCAGCGCCTCGCGGTGGCCTCGGCCCTGCTCAAGCGGCCCGAGCTGCTGATACTCGACGAGCCGGCGAACGGGCTCGACCCGGCGGGCATCCGGGAGATGCGCGACCTGGTGCGCGCGCTGGCCCTCAACGGGGTCACGGTGCTGGTCTCCAGCCACATCCTGGCCGAGATCCAGCTGATCTGCGACCACGTCACGATCATCTCGCGGGGTCGGCGGGTGGCGGCCGGGCCGGTGGCCGAGGTGCTCGCCGGCTTCGACCGCCACGAGCACCTGGTCCGCGCCGACGACCTGGCCCGGGCCGAGGAGTTGCTGCTGGCCGCCGGGCTCTCGGTCACCGGGCACGCCGACCATCTGGTGGTCAGCGACCTGCCGGATCCGACCACGGTGAGCCGGACGCTGGGCGAGCAGGGTGTCTGGGTACGCGAGCTGACCCCGCTGCGGCCGGATCTGGAGAGCGTCTTCCTGGAGCTGACCGGCACACCGGGGCACCCGACGGTTCCCCGGCAGGTGGACGGTTCGGCACCGCACCACGAGCCGGCCACCGGCCGGGAGATCGACCTCGACATCCGGGGAGTGGACGCGTGAACCTGATCCGTGCCGAGGTGGAGCGGTTGGGCGCGCGCCGCTTCGTGCAGCTGATGGTCGTGCTGCTGTTGCTGGCGTTCGGGGTGACCGCGGCGACCACGCTCGCCGGCTCGCACCAGCCCAGCGCCACCGAACTGGCCGAGGCGCAACGGCAGGCCCTCTCCGAGCGGCGCGACCTGGAGCTGGTCCACGAACGGTGCCTGGCCCGGGATCGGGGCGAGCCGCCGGTCAACGACGACCACATCTACCTGCCGCCGGACTGTAGCGAGCTGGACCCGGCCCTGCGGGACCGGTTGCCGGTGGCCGCCGACTACCTGACCGGGGTGTTCACCTTCACCCGGCAGGCCGAGCCGCTGCTCTACTTCCTCGTGGCGTACCTGGTGCTCTTCGGTTTCCTGGTCGGTGCGTCCTACATCGGCGCCGATCTGAACTCCGGCGGCGTGGTCAACCTGCTGCTGTGGCGACCACGCCGGCTGACCGTGCTCGGCACCAAGCTCGGCACCCTGCTCGGGGCGGTGCTGGCGCTGTCGGTGCTCGCCTCACTGGCCTACCTCGTCACCTTCTGGGTCATCGCACAGGTCGGCGGCTATCCGGGCCCGACCGACGCGGCGTTCTGGGCGGAGCTGGGCGCGATCTGGGGCCGTGGCCTGACGCTGGTGCTGCTCGCCGCGGCGGCCGGCTTCTCCATCGCGACGATGGGCCGGCACACCTCGGCGGCGCTCGGCGCGGTGGCCGCGTACCTGGTGGTGTGGGAGCTGGGTGGGCGGATCGTGCTGCAGATCGTCGAGGCGGCCCGGCCGGATCAGCTCATGCTCTCCACCTACGTCGGCGCGTGGCTGGCCGGGGAGGTCACGCACTGGGACGCCAGCGCCTGCCGGCCGTTGACCTATGGCTACTGCGACGGCCAATACACGGTGACCTGGCAACCGGCGATGGCCGTGCTGTTGCTGCTCACCGCGGGGCTCGTCGCGGCGGCCTTCGCCCTGTTCCGGCGTCGTGACCTGATCTGACCGTGAACATGGCGGGGTCGGTGCGACGGGCCGGCGCGCGGGCCGGGCCCGGGTCAGCCGACCGTGGAGCCGAAGACCTCGTCCCGGACCGCGTTCAGCGCCGTGCGCAGCGCCCCGTGCAGGATCGGCTCCTCGGTCAGCCCGGTCGGCACCACCCGGGGGCGCACCAGCGTGATCGCGGCCACCTCCCGCTGCACCCGTTCGGCCAGTGCCGCGCCGCCGGCCTGGCCCACCTCGCCGGCGAGCACCACCAGCGGCGGGTCCAGCACCACGCAGGTGCTGGCCACGCCGAGGGCGAGCCGGCGGGCCACCTCGTCGAGCAACGGTTCACCCGCGGCGCCGGCGGCGGTCGCGGCCCGCACCGCCTCGGCGGCGGCGTCCGGGTAGCCGTGGTCGCGGGCCAGGGCGCGGATCGCGTCCGCGCCGGCCAGCTGCTGGAAGGCCGGCTTGGCCCGGCGGGAGACGTCGCGCGGGATGGGCGCGCCGGGCACCGGCAGGTAGCCGATCTCGCCGGCGGCGCCGCTGCTGCCGTGGTGCAGCCGCCCGCCCAGCACGATCGCCAGCCCGACGCCGGCACCGACCCAGACCAGCACGAAGTCCGACAGCCCCTGGGCGGCGCCGGACTGCGCCTCGGCCACCGCGGCCAGGTTGACGTCGTTCTCGAAGACGACCGGGGTGTCCAGGTCGTCGCGGAGCGCGGCGAGCAGGCCACGGTGCCAGCGGGGCAGGTTGAACGCGAAGGTGATGTCCCCGGTGCCCGGGTCGACCAGGCCGGGGGTGCCGAGCACGATCCGGCGTACGCTCGACAGCTGCGCGCCGGCGCTGCCGGCCACCCGGACCACCGCGTTGTGCACCACGCCGACCGGGTCGTCGGTGTCCCGGGTGGACTGCTCGACCCGGCCGATCACCGCACCGGTGATGTCGGCGCAGGCGGCCACCACCCGCTCCGGGCCCACGTCGACGCCGACCACGTGCGCACTGCCCGGCCGTACCGCGTAGAGCTGGGCGTTCGGCCCGCGACCGCCGGCCTGCTCGCCGACGCGGGTGACCAGCCCGCGCTCCTCCAGCCGCTCCACCAGCTGCGAGGCGGTGACCTTGGACAGGCCGGTCAGCTCGCCGAGCCGGGCCCGGGTCAGTGGTCCCTGCTCCAGCAGCAGCTCCAACGCCGCGCGGTCGTTGAGGGCCCGCAACAGGCGCGGGGTGCCGGGCAGCCGGGTCGAACTCATGCCATGTCCCCAATTAATAGTAAACTTTGCTAACCTTTTAGCTTTTAAGTAACTGTAAACCGACCTGCGAACGGGTAGCCGTAGCGTATCGGCCACGTGGGAGCGCGGCTCTCCGCCGACCCGGTACGACATCCGCGCACGGCGGGCACCGAGAGGAGAGAACACGTGGGGCTGGATCCAGGACTGCGCCGGCTGGCGCTCGGCACCCTGCTGGCCGCCTATCCGGGACCGGTCCCGCCCGACTGGGCGGTCGACCTGGTCGCCGACGGGCTGGCCGGGCACACCCTCTTCGGCACGAACATCCACGAACCGGCGCAGGTGTCGGCCAGCACGGCCGCGCTGCGCACCGGCCGGAGCGACGTACTGATCGCCATCGACGAGGAGGGCGGCGACGTCACCCGGCTGGCGCACGCCACCGGCAGCCCGTACCCGGGCAACGCCGCGCTCGGCGCGATCGGTGACGTGACGCTCACCCGCCGGGTCTACCAGGCCATCGGCGCCGAGCTGGCCAGCCTGGGCATCACGGTCAACCTGGCGCCCACCGTCGACGTCAACACCGCCGACGACAATCCGGTCATCGGCACCCGCTCGTTCGGCGCCGACCCGGTCGAGGTCGCCGCGCACGCCGCCGCCGCGACCGCCGGCCTCCAGGCCGCCGGGGTGGCGGCCTGCGCCAAGCACTTCCCCGGCCACGGCGCGACGGTGGCCGACTCCCACCACGAACTGCCCACCGTGGACGTCGCGCCGGACGTGCTGCGCCAGCGCGACCTGCCGCCGTTCGCCGCGGTGGTCGCCGCCGGGGCGAAAGCCGTGATGACCGCCCACATCCGGGTGCCCGCGCTGACCGGCGACGGACCGGCCACGTTCAGCCGCGCCGTGCTGGTGGACCTGCTGCGCGAGGAGTACGGCTTCGACGGCGCGGTGATCACCGACGCGCTGGAGATGCAGGGTGCCGCCCTCGCCGCCGGTGGCATCGCACCCGGTGCCGTACGCGCCCTGGCCGCCGGCGCCGACCTGCTCTGCATCGGCGCCAAGGTCGACGCCGACCTGGTCGAACGGGTCGCCGCCGAGATCGTGGCGGCGCTCGACGACGGCCGGCTGGAGCGGACCCGCGTCGAGCAGGCCGCCGGCCGCGCCGCGGACCTCGCCGCCTGGACCCGGGCTGCCGGCGGTGCCACGGTCACCCCCACCGACCTGGGGTACGCGGCGGCCCGCCGCGCGGTCCGGGTGGAGGGTGTGCTGGACGGGCTGGACCACCCGCTGGTGGTGCAGTTGCACGCGACGTCCACCATCGCCGAGGGGCGGGTGCCGTGGGGGCTCGGCCCGCACCTGCTGGGCGCCGAGCAGATCCGGGTGGTGGCCGCCGAGGCGGACCCGGCCGACCTGCGCCAGCGCGCGGGTGCCCGCCCGATCGTGCTGGTGGGCCGCCACCTGCACCGGCTGCCCGGTGGTCCGGAGCTGGCCACCGCGCTGGCCGCCACACATCCGGTGACCGTGGTGGAGATGGGCTGGCCGGCCACCTGGCGACCCGCGGGCGTCCGGGCCTTCGTCACCACGTACGGCGCGAGCCACGCCAACGGTCGCGCCGCCGCCGAGGCGCTGGGCCTGGCCGCCTCCGCACCC
This is a stretch of genomic DNA from Micromonospora sp. WMMD1082. It encodes these proteins:
- a CDS encoding ROK family transcriptional regulator; the encoded protein is MSSTRLPGTPRLLRALNDRAALELLLEQGPLTRARLGELTGLSKVTASQLVERLEERGLVTRVGEQAGGRGPNAQLYAVRPGSAHVVGVDVGPERVVAACADITGAVIGRVEQSTRDTDDPVGVVHNAVVRVAGSAGAQLSSVRRIVLGTPGLVDPGTGDITFAFNLPRWHRGLLAALRDDLDTPVVFENDVNLAAVAEAQSGAAQGLSDFVLVWVGAGVGLAIVLGGRLHHGSSGAAGEIGYLPVPGAPIPRDVSRRAKPAFQQLAGADAIRALARDHGYPDAAAEAVRAATAAGAAGEPLLDEVARRLALGVASTCVVLDPPLVVLAGEVGQAGGAALAERVQREVAAITLVRPRVVPTGLTEEPILHGALRTALNAVRDEVFGSTVG
- a CDS encoding glycoside hydrolase family 3 N-terminal domain-containing protein, producing the protein MGLDPGLRRLALGTLLAAYPGPVPPDWAVDLVADGLAGHTLFGTNIHEPAQVSASTAALRTGRSDVLIAIDEEGGDVTRLAHATGSPYPGNAALGAIGDVTLTRRVYQAIGAELASLGITVNLAPTVDVNTADDNPVIGTRSFGADPVEVAAHAAAATAGLQAAGVAACAKHFPGHGATVADSHHELPTVDVAPDVLRQRDLPPFAAVVAAGAKAVMTAHIRVPALTGDGPATFSRAVLVDLLREEYGFDGAVITDALEMQGAALAAGGIAPGAVRALAAGADLLCIGAKVDADLVERVAAEIVAALDDGRLERTRVEQAAGRAADLAAWTRAAGGATVTPTDLGYAAARRAVRVEGVLDGLDHPLVVQLHATSTIAEGRVPWGLGPHLLGAEQIRVVAAEADPADLRQRAGARPIVLVGRHLHRLPGGPELATALAATHPVTVVEMGWPATWRPAGVRAFVTTYGASHANGRAAAEALGLAASAP
- a CDS encoding ATP-binding cassette domain-containing protein, which gives rise to MSSGVIEIEGLRKTFHSLRRGRRVAVDGFDLLVEAGQVHGFLGPNGSGKTTTLRALLGLVRADDGRMRVLGARAPGQLPQVAGRVGAIVESPQFYGNFTAYRTLRLLALAGGVPVGRVDEVLEQVGLADRGHERVKGYSLGMKQRLAVASALLKRPELLILDEPANGLDPAGIREMRDLVRALALNGVTVLVSSHILAEIQLICDHVTIISRGRRVAAGPVAEVLAGFDRHEHLVRADDLARAEELLLAAGLSVTGHADHLVVSDLPDPTTVSRTLGEQGVWVRELTPLRPDLESVFLELTGTPGHPTVPRQVDGSAPHHEPATGREIDLDIRGVDA
- a CDS encoding ABC transporter permease subunit, whose amino-acid sequence is MNLIRAEVERLGARRFVQLMVVLLLLAFGVTAATTLAGSHQPSATELAEAQRQALSERRDLELVHERCLARDRGEPPVNDDHIYLPPDCSELDPALRDRLPVAADYLTGVFTFTRQAEPLLYFLVAYLVLFGFLVGASYIGADLNSGGVVNLLLWRPRRLTVLGTKLGTLLGAVLALSVLASLAYLVTFWVIAQVGGYPGPTDAAFWAELGAIWGRGLTLVLLAAAAGFSIATMGRHTSAALGAVAAYLVVWELGGRIVLQIVEAARPDQLMLSTYVGAWLAGEVTHWDASACRPLTYGYCDGQYTVTWQPAMAVLLLLTAGLVAAAFALFRRRDLI
- a CDS encoding ABC transporter ATP-binding protein, translated to MTGDLIPGAAGAAPAPSPVDADLVVSLDGVAVRRSGTALLHDVDWRVELDERWVVLGPNGAGKTTLLNLAAGRLHPTTGTAHVLGERIGRTDVTELRTRIGLSTAALAERLPAEERVGDVVMTAAWSVVGRWREDYDPADEARARALLGQLGVGALADRAYGTLSEGERKRVQIARALMTDPELLLLDEPAAGLDLGGREDLVARLAELAQDPDAPALVLVTHHVEEIPPGFTHALLLREGAVTAQGLLADTLTADNLTKTFGLPLLVERTGDRYTARAA